One part of the Deltaproteobacteria bacterium genome encodes these proteins:
- a CDS encoding aquaporin: protein MEGIELGLFMISACLFVALLEYPPSPVHQALPDATIRRVLIGLAMGATAVAIIYSPLGQRSGAHFNPAVTLTFWRLGKIVSWDALGYTVFQFIGGTVGVVLSALVLGMIIAAPTVNYAVTVPGPDGLMVAFVAEATISFVQMSLVLHLANTQRFAKYTGYFAGLMVAMYISLEAPYSGMSMNPARTFASAFPAQLWTAWWIYFTAPPLGMLLAAELYLHQRGLHKVFCAKLHHHNDRRCIFRCNYEELVDKN, encoded by the coding sequence ATGGAAGGCATCGAGCTCGGGCTCTTCATGATCTCCGCCTGTCTCTTCGTGGCGCTGCTCGAATATCCACCCTCTCCCGTCCACCAAGCCCTTCCGGACGCCACGATCCGCCGCGTCTTGATCGGCTTGGCCATGGGAGCCACGGCGGTGGCCATTATCTATTCTCCGCTCGGGCAACGTTCGGGCGCACATTTCAATCCCGCCGTCACGCTGACGTTCTGGCGACTGGGAAAAATCGTTTCGTGGGATGCGCTGGGCTACACCGTCTTTCAGTTCATCGGCGGCACGGTCGGTGTCGTGCTCTCCGCTCTCGTCCTCGGCATGATCATCGCCGCTCCCACCGTCAATTATGCGGTCACGGTTCCCGGGCCGGATGGGCTCATGGTCGCATTCGTCGCCGAAGCCACTATCTCCTTCGTCCAGATGTCTCTGGTCCTACACCTTGCCAACACCCAACGCTTCGCCAAATACACCGGCTATTTCGCTGGCCTCATGGTAGCCATGTACATCAGCCTCGAAGCGCCCTATTCCGGCATGAGTATGAACCCGGCCCGCACCTTCGCTTCCGCTTTTCCCGCGCAACTGTGGACCGCGTGGTGGATCTACTTCACCGCGCCACCGCTCGGCATGCTCCTCGCCGCAGAACTCTATTTGCACCAGCGCGGCCTCCACAAAGTCTTCTGCGCCAAGCTACATCATCACAACGATCGTCGCTGCATCTTTCGCTGTAACTACGAGGAATTAGTAGATAAAAACTAG
- a CDS encoding phosphoribosyl-AMP cyclohydrolase produces the protein MNVLEEGMKLTLDFDKLRKIGEARQSVVPVVLQHAATKEVLFVGYANELALQETLKTRRAVLWSTSRNELWRKGETSGDTLDVVAVRVNCEQNSLLYIVQPRKGGVCHTKDASGKTRETCYYRQLADADPELAFL, from the coding sequence ATGAATGTCTTGGAAGAGGGGATGAAGCTGACCCTCGATTTCGATAAATTGCGCAAAATCGGCGAGGCTCGGCAGAGCGTGGTGCCAGTCGTCTTGCAGCATGCCGCCACGAAAGAGGTGCTGTTCGTCGGTTACGCGAATGAACTTGCCCTGCAGGAGACCCTGAAGACGCGACGAGCCGTGCTGTGGTCGACGTCGCGCAATGAGCTGTGGCGGAAAGGAGAGACCTCCGGCGATACGCTCGATGTAGTCGCGGTGCGGGTCAACTGCGAACAGAATTCGCTGCTGTATATTGTCCAGCCACGGAAGGGCGGGGTGTGTCACACGAAAGACGCATCCGGCAAGACGCGCGAAACGTGCTATTACCGCCAGCTCGCCGATGCCGATCCCGAGCTGGCGTTTCTCTGA
- a CDS encoding aminopeptidase P family protein codes for MLLNHPRALAFMHEQGLDALVAVVAPNVYYLSDYDPAEPKDVPWTAAAILPRDAGTEPVLILPDLELSLLAERSTWMAVQAYHFSFENESVAVFDVSVDEPLDEADTKISAMLDDAVIANGSPGCIRAVARALRRMGLSGARIGFDDIRFGHAVQEVLANLQPSDTAELFVRIRMVKSAEELTLMHRAATINQNAIEAAIAVAKAGAPWPEVPRAWRQHLLAQKARPFSLLGGAGAKAAGPLRSTTAYPIQPGVPLAFDAMLTYQGYFGDLQRTCVVGEPSAKLQRYWKALQTGALATYEKLAPGVSTGSLRAFAVDTIRQAGQGQFRIALIHSLGLEHIEVPGVWGGRLHSFTLEPGMIVNIDLEVHELGFGAVAFEESMLITEHGAERLISLPRDLIRLS; via the coding sequence ATGCTGCTGAATCACCCCCGCGCCCTCGCCTTCATGCACGAACAGGGGCTCGATGCCCTGGTGGCCGTGGTCGCACCGAATGTCTATTACTTAAGCGACTACGATCCCGCTGAACCGAAAGACGTTCCGTGGACGGCAGCGGCGATTCTGCCGCGCGACGCCGGGACCGAGCCGGTACTGATTCTTCCCGATCTCGAACTGTCGTTGCTCGCCGAACGGTCCACGTGGATGGCCGTCCAGGCCTACCATTTTTCCTTCGAGAACGAATCGGTGGCCGTGTTCGATGTCTCTGTCGATGAGCCGTTGGATGAAGCCGACACGAAAATTAGCGCGATGCTCGACGACGCGGTTATCGCCAATGGCTCGCCGGGCTGCATCCGCGCCGTGGCGCGAGCGTTACGCCGCATGGGTCTTTCCGGCGCTCGCATCGGCTTCGACGACATTCGTTTTGGCCACGCGGTACAGGAAGTGTTAGCCAACCTCCAGCCCAGCGACACAGCGGAACTCTTCGTCCGCATCCGCATGGTCAAAAGCGCGGAGGAACTCACGCTCATGCACCGCGCGGCGACGATCAACCAAAACGCGATCGAAGCCGCCATCGCCGTCGCAAAAGCCGGAGCCCCATGGCCGGAGGTGCCACGTGCCTGGCGGCAACATCTGCTGGCGCAGAAAGCGCGCCCGTTTTCCCTACTCGGCGGCGCTGGAGCGAAAGCCGCAGGTCCGCTCCGCTCCACCACTGCCTATCCGATCCAACCCGGCGTGCCGCTGGCATTTGACGCGATGCTGACCTACCAAGGTTACTTCGGCGACCTGCAACGCACCTGTGTCGTAGGCGAGCCCTCGGCCAAACTCCAACGCTACTGGAAGGCGCTGCAAACCGGTGCCCTCGCCACCTACGAAAAACTCGCCCCTGGAGTCTCGACCGGCTCGCTCCGCGCCTTTGCCGTCGATACCATCCGCCAAGCAGGGCAAGGGCAATTTCGCATCGCCCTCATCCATAGCCTCGGGCTCGAACATATCGAAGTTCCCGGCGTCTGGGGCGGACGACTACACTCGTTTACCTTGGAGCCTGGGATGATCGTCAATATCGACCTCGAAGTCCACGAGCTGGGCTTCGGCGCGGTCGCGTTCGAAGAAAGCATGTTGATTACCGAACACGGAGCGGAGCGGCTGATTTCCCTGCCGCGCGATCTCATTCGCCTCTCGTAG